From Streptomyces sp. TLI_105, the proteins below share one genomic window:
- a CDS encoding MFS transporter has translation MSSHDAATEAAAAGDKRRWIALAIVMTAAFMDLVDATIVNIAIPSIEKDLGASFGAIQWITAGYALAFAAGLITGGRLGDIYGRKRLFLLGTAGFTLASALCGFAANQEMLVGSRLLQGAAAAMMVPQVLSIIHVTFPAHERGKVFGMFGAIIGLGAVSGPLLGALLTQWNIAGLEWRPIFLINLPVGVAALFLGRKFITESKAPKALKLDMVGVLLVTAALLMLVYPLTRGRELDWPLWGHLMMAGSLLVFGALVAYEKYKTKKDGSPLVELSLFKVKSFAAGIAVQLTFGVVLGIFFLVWTLYMQIGLGWSPLKAGLTGVPFSISVSVAAGMSVQKLVPRFGRKVLQAGALTMIAGILLYFFVAGRYGIGIHSWQMIPPLVVMGLGMGLIVAPLTDAVLSEVPKEHAGSASGLINTTGQMGNALGLGLVSVVFFGQIDDERLAKAPAEVGTAFTNAFQNSLGWAAGVLALIFLVMFALPAKPKQHLEGGDDEVVADEIEKEPALTH, from the coding sequence ATGAGTTCACACGACGCCGCCACCGAGGCGGCCGCGGCAGGCGACAAGCGGCGCTGGATCGCCCTCGCCATCGTCATGACCGCCGCCTTCATGGACCTGGTCGACGCCACGATCGTCAACATCGCGATCCCCAGCATCGAGAAGGACCTCGGGGCCTCGTTCGGGGCCATCCAGTGGATCACCGCCGGGTACGCGCTGGCGTTCGCCGCCGGTCTGATCACCGGCGGGCGGCTCGGGGACATCTACGGCCGCAAGCGCCTCTTCCTCCTCGGCACCGCCGGCTTCACCCTCGCCTCGGCGCTCTGCGGTTTCGCGGCCAACCAGGAGATGCTGGTCGGCTCCCGCCTGCTCCAGGGCGCGGCGGCCGCGATGATGGTGCCGCAGGTCCTGTCGATCATCCACGTCACCTTCCCGGCGCACGAGCGCGGCAAGGTCTTCGGGATGTTCGGCGCGATCATCGGCCTCGGCGCGGTCTCGGGCCCGCTGCTGGGCGCGCTGCTCACCCAGTGGAACATCGCGGGCCTGGAGTGGCGCCCGATCTTCCTGATCAACCTGCCGGTCGGCGTCGCGGCCCTGTTCCTGGGCCGGAAGTTCATCACCGAGTCGAAGGCGCCGAAGGCGCTCAAGCTCGACATGGTCGGTGTGCTCCTGGTGACGGCCGCGCTGCTGATGCTGGTCTACCCGCTGACGCGCGGCCGTGAGCTGGACTGGCCGCTGTGGGGTCATCTGATGATGGCCGGCAGCCTGCTCGTCTTCGGCGCGCTCGTGGCGTACGAGAAGTACAAGACGAAGAAGGACGGTTCGCCGCTCGTCGAGCTGTCGCTGTTCAAGGTGAAGAGCTTCGCGGCCGGCATCGCGGTGCAGCTGACCTTCGGCGTCGTGCTCGGCATCTTCTTCCTGGTCTGGACGCTCTACATGCAGATCGGGCTCGGCTGGAGCCCGCTGAAGGCGGGCCTGACGGGGGTGCCGTTCTCGATCTCGGTCTCGGTGGCCGCCGGCATGTCCGTGCAGAAGCTGGTGCCGCGCTTCGGCCGGAAGGTGCTCCAGGCGGGCGCGCTGACGATGATCGCGGGCATCCTGCTCTACTTCTTCGTGGCCGGGCGGTACGGGATCGGGATCCACTCCTGGCAGATGATCCCGCCGCTGGTGGTCATGGGTCTCGGCATGGGCCTGATCGTGGCGCCACTGACGGACGCGGTGCTGTCCGAGGTGCCGAAGGAGCACGCCGGTTCGGCCTCGGGCCTGATCAACACGACCGGGCAGATGGGCAACGCGCTGGGCCTCGGCCTGGTGTCGGTGGTCTTCTTCGGTCAGATCGACGACGAGCGGCTCGCCAAGGCTCCGGCCGAGGTGGGGACGGCGTTCACGAACGCCTTCCAGAACTCGCTGGGCTGGGCGGCCGGTGTGCTCGCCCTGATCTTCCTGGTGATGTTCGCGCTGCCGGCGAAGCCGAAGCAGCACCTGGAGGGCGGCGACGACGAGGTCGTCGCCGACGAGATCGAGAAGGAGCCGGCGCTCACGCACTGA